The stretch of DNA CGGACGTCGCGAAACGGATGCTCGACTACGGGGTGCATCCGCCGACCACGAAGTGGCCCGAGATCGTCGACGAGGCGCTGATGACCGAACCCACCGAGTCCGAGAGCCGCGCCGCGCTCGATCACCTCGCGCGGGCGTTCGACCGGGCCGCGGCCGACGACGACGTGACCCTCGAAACCGCTCCGGAACGAACGGCAGCGCGCCGGATCGACCAGGCGAGCGCCGCCCGGAACCCGCGGCTGTCGTGGCACGCGCTCGACGACGAGTAGTTCACAATCGAATCGAGTGCGGCCCGATTCGTTGCTAACCTTTAGTATCGGCCCGGTCGTGGATTCACACATGACCGTCGTCAGCGTCTCGATGCCCGAAGAGCTCTTGGATCGGATCGACGAGTTCAGCGACGAACACGGCTACACCGGCCGGAGCGAGGTAGTCCGCGACGCCGCGCGCGAACTCCTCGGCGAGTTCGAGGACGCGCGGCTCGAAGACCGCGATCTCATGGCGGTCGTCACAGTCCTCTTCGACTACGAGACCACGAGCGTCGAGGAGCGGATGATGGGGCTTCGTCACGAGCACGAGGACCTCGTCGCGGCGAACTTCCACAGCCACGTCGGGAGTCACTACTGCATGGAGCTGTTCATCCTCGACGGCTCGCTCGAAGCCATCTCGGCGTTCGTCGGCAAGATCCGCGCGACCCGGGACACCCTCAGCGTGGACTACTCGGTGATGCCGGTCGACGACTTCACCGCGGCGGCTGTCGGGGACTGACGCCCACAGTGGCGGCTGGCTCTGCCGATGGTGGATTCGTCTACCCCGTCTCGTCGCGTAGTTTCCGATCGGTCCGTCGGAGCTCCGCCGGCGTGTTCACGTTGACCAGCCAGCCGTCACACCGGACGGCGGCGATGGTCGCGTCCGCCTCGATCCGGATGCGGATGGCGTCGCTCATCTCGTACTCGCCGCGCGGCGAGCGCTCGACCCGCCGACAGGCATCGAACAGCGCCGGTGTCGCCGTTTGAACGCTCGCGGCCACGAGGCTCGGATCGGGCGGGTCGTCGGGTTTCTGTCGACGCGCAACGATCTCGTCGCGCTCGTTCAGGACACAGACCATTTTCTCGCGCGCCGCTGCGGCCGAGACTTCTTCGACGAGGACGGTGCCGTCGATGCTGGGGTCGCGCTGGCGGTCGACCAGTTCCTTGAGGTCACAGCGAACGACGCTATCGCCGTCCATCAGCACGAACGGTCCGTCGACGTGGGCCTCGGCGGTCAGAAGCGCGTGGGCCATCCCCTCGCGCTCGCGTTGGTGGGTGTACGTGATCGGAACGCCCGCGAACGAATCGCCGTAGCGTTCGATGATGCGCTCGCCCTCGTAGCCGACCACCACGACCAGCGTCTCGACGCCGAGATCGACCAACTGCTCGAAACAGTGTTCGATTATCGGCTTCCCACCGACTTCGAGCACCGCCTTCGGCGTCTCGGCGGTGAGCGGACGGAGTCGCGTCCCCTCGCCCGCCGCGAGCACGACGGCCTTCATACGCCGGCGTGTGTCCGCTGCGGGCAAAGTCGTTGGGGCGAGCGTGATAGACGAGCACAGGCCGATCCAACGGTCGTCGGGGACAGCGTAGTGGTGGCCAGCGATCGATCGATCTCGGAACGACTCACGTGGTTGGTGTACCGACACGAGCAGTAATTTTATGTACTCTTAGCCACACCATCTATGGAATGAACTCGTGCCCGATCTGTGACGAGGGCGTTACCGAGGAGCGGCCCCGCCACCAGGTGATCCTCGAAATCGAGGACGAAACGCGCTCGACCAGCCAGTTCATGGGCGACGAGACGGGAATCAAGCGGGTGTCCATCGATCGGCAGCTCTGTGCCGACTGCTGGCAAGACCTCCGCGAGACGCTGTCGACGTAGCGCCCGATCGTCCCGCCCTCGGTCCGCTGCCCGCCGTTTCTTCTCCTTCAGCGCTAGTTTCGAAGCGTAACATCGGTGGCTAGCGCGACGAGCCTCTATCGCTGTTGTAATCGACGCTACTTCGATCGTATCTGGTAAGAACGAAATTACGGTGTCGGCTAACAGTGCTTTCAACGTCCACTGACGGTTGGTTTGTCCCAAATTCTCCCTACATCGTCTTTCTCACCGCTTAATACAGCAATAATATTTTTATTAGTAATATCGAATACCTTCGAAAATATTCATATCGAGTCCGCTCATTGTGGGTAGTGTGATGTCCGACAACAACATCGACGTCCGATCCGAGCTCAAGAACCACCCGAAAATCCTCAGCGCGCTGTTCGGCCTGATGGTCCTGCTGTCCCAGGTGGGAACCGTGGCCGCCGGCAACAATGGCGTAATCTATGGGCCTTAGTCGATTTCGTCAACGTCCACTTCAGTAGCCCACGTCAGTCGCCCGTTCGTCTTCACAGGCACGTTTTCGAGAGCTAAGAACTCCTGAAGTTCATCATATGATAGGCAAAAAGGAGGTACACTACCAGGTGACAGATGATAACAACCATCTTCAGTATATGGTATGACGAGACTCCCCAACCCTCCCAGCGGTGTAGGATATACTTTCATGTAAACACGGAATGATTCGCCCTTTCGTTCTATATTCAGGAAGTTAGGCTGGCCACCGGCTTGCTGTGCAATCGCCAGCCCACCGTCGCCGATCACGAGATACTCGTCGCCCATGATGCTCTCGTCGCGGGCGATCCCGAGGGCGGACTGGAGCGGGAAGCCAGCGTTGAGCAGGCGTGCAAGCGTCCGGCCCATCCGGATCGCCTCGGAGTTGAGTACGTCGGTGAGGGTGGCGATCCCGCCGATGGAGCCTGCCTCGATCAGCGCCATTCCCTGCCGGTAGGACTGGCAGGCGTTGAGCAGGAACGCGTCCACACCGACGGTGTCGAGGGTGTTCACGTCGAGAGCGCCGTTCGCACACTCGAAGCCGCCGTCGTCGACGTGGCCGATGTAATGGAGGAAGTCCGTCCGAGCCGAGAGCACGTCTTCGAGTTCGGCGGTCGTGAGATCACGGTGAAGTGAGACGTCGAACGGCAGTTCGTCGCGGTCGCCGTAGACGTCCTCGATGAGGTCGCGCTCCTCGGCCATGTCGGCGTCGTTGCAGACCACCGTGATGTCGATGTCGCCGTCGACGGGCGTCCTGTCGAGGCGGTTCCGGTAGGCCTCGACCGAGGCCTTGCTCGCGCCGAGGGGCATCCCCGCCCCGACCCACGCCTCTTCGAGTGAATCGGTGGTCTCGGGACTCACGAACTCGAGGTCAGCGTCGGTGTTTGGGTCCGGGTTCGTGCTCCGCGTGGTGCTTGCAGTCGCGCTCGCTCCCCGAGTGAATCCCGCCTCTCGCCTGGCTGCCTCCACGCCGTCGTCGAACATCAGCGCGTTCGAACGCTCGACGGACTCCGTGCTCGCCGACCGGACAACTGCGAGATCGTCGACGACGAACGGGAGCGTTTCGACGCTCGTCGGCGTGGGTTCGACGTGGGAGGTGAGTTTCCACTCGGGGAGGTACTCCTCGATGGCCGCGAACGGCACGTCGAGATACGCATCGAGCCGTTCGGCCAGCGGTCGATCGTAGAGCGCGGCGAAATCGAGACCGACGTCGGCCTCGACCGCTTCGCGCTCGTGGAGCGCCACGGGGTAGAGTCCCTCGGTCCGTGCGAGACAGTCGAGGAAGAACGTCTGCTTCAGCGTCTGTTCGACGGTCCGCTCGAAACCGCTTGGGCCGTCGAGCGAGTATTCGAGCCCGTGATCGGTCCGAATGCGGGGCTCGTCGCCGGGGCGAACGCGCGCGCCGAGGTAGTACGCCAGCGGGGCGACCACGAAGATCGAGCGGTACTCCGGCGGCACCTCGATCGTCACCCCCGTTTCGGGCGGTTCGAGCCCCGCGAGATCGAGTTCGTCACCGAGTTCGATCGTGGGTGGATGGCCTCGAAGGGTGGGATAGGAGCGCTCGGGCGAGGTCGTCTTGAGCGCGGAGCCGAACGTCGAGATCGCGGCCATCAGGTCCTCGGGGTCGGTCGTGGCCGTGACCGTCGCGGCGGGGCGCTCGTGGTGTGAGCGCGCGCCCACCACGACCTCGGTTGCGTCGTCGAACTCGATCGTCATTCCCTCGATGTCGGCGCGCACCGAGACGGTGCTCTCGACCCGGCAGTAGAGCTTGATCGGCGCGCTCAGCTCGATCGTGTACTTGCCGTGTGGCAGTTCCTCACTCGCGAAGTGCTCGGCCTGGGCCACGATGGCCCCCGACTCGTCACGAGCGTGGACCGAGATCACGCTCGGCAGCGAAATGGCCGACGTCCGGATCGCGACCGCGTTCTCGACCGGGAACCGAAACCGATCGGTGTCGGCCGGTCGCGGCGCGACCGACTCCGGCGTCGTCAGCGCGTACCGATGGCGCTCTATCGAGTCCACCACCGCGATACCCGCGCCGCCGTCGACCGGTTCGAACGACGGGTTCATCCGCGATCCCCGCTCTGGGTCGGGCGTCCGTTGGCCATGTCTACGGTACTATCTATAGCCAACGCGCTCTAAAGTAAAAACCTATGGATGGTAGAACATCATATTTCCTGTCTCAGTATGTCTTCGATTCGCTGGCGGCGATGGGTGTGAAACGGACTGCTCACGACGGCCGAATGGGTCGATGGTGCAGCCGTGGTTGGTGTCGGCATGGAACACTAATTAGCCGCTGGGGCTCCGTGCCGACCCATGGACGATCCGAGTACTATCCGTAGATTCGAATCCAAGCGCCGCTAAGCACGCGGCTGCCGACATCACAACCCTGATGGACGATGGTGTCGTACACCAGTTCATGGCACGAGCTTCCATCGTCGGTGCGGGAATGACGAAGTTCGGCGTTCACGAACGGCCGTTGCCGGACCTGTTCGCCGATGCCGCGTTCGACGCGTTCGACGATTCGGGGATCGAGCCGCCCGAAATCGAGGCGCTCTACTTCGGTAACGCGATGGGTGGGATGACCGAAAACGATACTCACCTCGCGCCGACGCTCGCCTCGCACATCGGCTGTACGGGCGTTCCCGCCCAGCGCTTCGAGGACGCGTGTGCCACCTCGGCGACCGCGTTCAAGCACGCGGTCGAGGCGGTCGAGTCCGGCCGTCACGACGTGGTGCTCGCCGGTGGCGTCGAACGCTGCACGCCCGAGACCGGACTCGACACCGGTGCGATGACGAAGGTGTTCGTCAGCGCCGCCCACCGCCAGTACGAACAGCCCGCCGGCCTCACCTTCCCTGGCGTGTTCGCGCTGCTCACGAAACGCCACATGCACGAGTACGGTACTACCGAGGAGCATCTCGCCGAGGTCGCGGTCAAGAACCACTACAACGGGACGCTCAATCCGCGCGCGCATTTCGGCCGCGAGACCAGTGTCGAAAAGGTGCTCGACTCGCCGATCGTCGCCGACCCGTTTCATCTGATGGACTGCTGTCCGTTCTCGGACGGTGCGTCGGCGGTCGTGGTCGCCAGCGAGGAGGCCGCCGAGAGCTTCGAGAACCCGGTCGATGTGGCGGGCGTGGGCCATGCGACCGACGTGGTGCCGCTCGCGGACAAGGACGATCTCCCGGCGACCCAGGCCGCCCGCGATGCGGCGAGCCAGGCGTACGAGCAGGCGAACACGACCGCCGATGCGATCGATTTCGCGGAGATCCACGACTGCTTTACGGGGGCTGAAGTGATGGCGACCGAGGCACTCGGACTCTTCGAGGACGGTGCGGGTGGCCCGGCAGCGGCGGCGGGGCGGACCGCCCTGGATGGCGACGTACCCGTAAACCCCTCCGGTGGACTGAAGGCGAAGGGTCACCCTCTCGGAGCGACCGGCACCGCACAGCTGGTCGAACTCACCGAACAGCTCCGCGGCGAGGCCGGCGATCGCCAGCTCGACGATCCCGAGCGCGCGGTCGCGCACAATCTGGGTGGCGACGCCGCGACCACCGTCGTCACGGTGATGGAGGCACGGCGATGAGCGGTCCCGAACCGAGCGCCGATCGGCTCGATTACGTCGAGTGGGCAGACCGTCTCCGCGACGGCGAACTCCTCGGCCAGGAATGTGCGGAGTGTGGCCACACGACCGCGGCCCCGAAAGCCGCGTGTGCGAAGTG from Halococcus salifodinae DSM 8989 encodes:
- a CDS encoding DUF7503 family protein, whose product is MSDNNIDVRSELKNHPKILSALFGLMVLLSQVGTVAAGNNGVIYGP
- the nikR gene encoding nickel-responsive transcriptional regulator NikR, translating into MTVVSVSMPEELLDRIDEFSDEHGYTGRSEVVRDAARELLGEFEDARLEDRDLMAVVTVLFDYETTSVEERMMGLRHEHEDLVAANFHSHVGSHYCMELFILDGSLEAISAFVGKIRATRDTLSVDYSVMPVDDFTAAAVGD
- a CDS encoding thiolase domain-containing protein, translated to MARASIVGAGMTKFGVHERPLPDLFADAAFDAFDDSGIEPPEIEALYFGNAMGGMTENDTHLAPTLASHIGCTGVPAQRFEDACATSATAFKHAVEAVESGRHDVVLAGGVERCTPETGLDTGAMTKVFVSAAHRQYEQPAGLTFPGVFALLTKRHMHEYGTTEEHLAEVAVKNHYNGTLNPRAHFGRETSVEKVLDSPIVADPFHLMDCCPFSDGASAVVVASEEAAESFENPVDVAGVGHATDVVPLADKDDLPATQAARDAASQAYEQANTTADAIDFAEIHDCFTGAEVMATEALGLFEDGAGGPAAAAGRTALDGDVPVNPSGGLKAKGHPLGATGTAQLVELTEQLRGEAGDRQLDDPERAVAHNLGGDAATTVVTVMEARR
- a CDS encoding sugar phosphate nucleotidyltransferase, with translation MKAVVLAAGEGTRLRPLTAETPKAVLEVGGKPIIEHCFEQLVDLGVETLVVVVGYEGERIIERYGDSFAGVPITYTHQREREGMAHALLTAEAHVDGPFVLMDGDSVVRCDLKELVDRQRDPSIDGTVLVEEVSAAAAREKMVCVLNERDEIVARRQKPDDPPDPSLVAASVQTATPALFDACRRVERSPRGEYEMSDAIRIRIEADATIAAVRCDGWLVNVNTPAELRRTDRKLRDETG